Sequence from the Qipengyuania gaetbuli genome:
GGATCTCGCCGATCTTGGAAATGCCTTCGCCGTACATGATGTCGAATTCGACCTGCTTGAACGGGGGGGCAACCTTGTTCTTGACCACCTTCACGCGGGTCGAGTTGCCGATGATATCGTCGCGGTCCTTGATCTGGCCGGTGCGGCGGATGTCGAGACGGACCGATGCATAGAACTTGAGCGCATTGCCGCCCGTCGTGGTTTCCGGATTGCCGTACATCACGCCGATCTTCATGCGCAGCTGGTTGATGAAGATCACCATGCACTTGGAGCGGTTGATCGAACCGGTCAGCTTGCGCAGCGACTGGGACATGAGGCGAGCCTGGAGGCCGACGTGGCTGTCACCCATCTCGCCTTCGATTTCGGCGCGCGGCACGAGGGCTGCGACCGAATCGACCACCAGCACGTCGATCGCGTTCGAGCGAACCAGCGTGTCGGTGATTTCCAGCGCCTGTTCGCCGGTATCGGGCTGCGAGACGATCAGTTCGTCGATGTCGACGCCCAGCTTCTTGGCGTAAACGGGGTCGAGGGCATGTTCGGCGTCGACGAAAGCGGCGGTACCGCCGGCCTTCTGCGCTTCGGCGATGACATGCAGCGCAAGCGTCGTCTTGCCCGAGCTTTCCGGGCCGTACACTTCGATAACGCGGCCTTTCGGCAGGCCGCCCACGCCGAGCGCGATGTCGAGGCCGAGCGAGCCGGTGGAGATGACCTCCACGTTCATGGCTTCCTTCTGGCCCAGCTTCATCGCCGAGCCTTTACCGAATGCGCGATCGATCTGCGCGAGAGCTGCGTCCAATGCCTTCTGGCGATCTGCGTCCACTTGTTTTCCTTCCACGAGCTTCAGACTGGCCGCCATGACACATACCCCTTTCGTATTTCCAGAGCCGTTCGTGACTCTTCAACACAACAGGGTGTACCCACTTTGTTCCATAAGAACAAGAGTGGAACGAAATTTTTTTGCCGGTCTGGAATTTACACCTAGTCCTGCCGTTCGCGGAAACGCACAGCGCGGCGTGAATTCGCGGGCACCTCGAACTCGTAGATCACTCGCCCATCCTTGATCTTAGTGCCCGAAAGATTGCGCAGCCTAGTGTAGCCGGCCATGCCGAGATCGAGCCTGACGGTCACCGGCGCATCATTGGCATTGGAAACCTGCGCCCGCTTGCGGATCCAGCGTTTTCCATCGTCGAGCTCGTCGTCGTCCACGTGGCCGCACTGGGCGAAGACCTGCGAACTCGCACCGAGTTCCAGCTCGATATCTTCCGACAGGGCGAAATCGCGCAGGCGGGTTTCGGCGACAAGCAGGTCGCCTGCCGCAGTAGTCTCGTAGATCGCCATCCCGCCCATCGGCAGCGACTGGCCCAGCCCTTTCGCTTCCTCGTTGGCGGTCACGAGCAGCATCGGGACCGGATCGAAATATTCGACCTCGTCATAGGCATCGACTTCGCCATAATCACAGGAGACCCGGTACACGAAACGGGCCTCGACCGCGTCCTTCTCGAGAAAGGCGATCTGCTTCTGGCCTTGCGCCGACACGGTGACCGGTTCCGGAATGCGATAGAGCTTTAGGTCGCCCAGCGCCTCCTCGGCGGCAATGACAGCGACCGGCGCGGCTGCTTCCGCCATGACCTTCTGCACCCGAGCCCCGGTGACGACAATCGCGTTGGCGCTGTCGTACATCATCGCTGCCGGAGGCGGCGGCGGAGGTGGTGGCGGCGGAGGCGGATAGGCGACCGGACTACCGCGCGCCGTGCTGCCGAAGGGATAGCAGGTCAGCCGCAAGGGATTGGCCACCGGCTCTTCCGACAATTCGTCGAAGTCGCTCTCGATATTGAGCGTGCCAGCCACCGCCATCAAATCGGCGTCGGGAAAGCTCTGGTTGTTGTCGTTGAGAATGGTGAGCCAGGACAGCAGCTCCATCCGCAGCGTGCCATCGCGCTTCGCTTCCTGGAGGCGCGCGACATAGTTCGCTTCCCAGTCGAAACCCCACGCGAGGTAGGACAGGGTTACCGTATAGGTGCCCCCCTCCTCGCTGCGCGTATCGATGGAGAACACGGGGTCCGAAGAAAGGCCGGACGGCACGCGGTCGAAGACGAGCTTTTCCGGTAGGCCCGAACAACGCACCGCTTCGTACCCTTGCTGCGTCTGCAGCACGAGGCCGCCATCCGCCCGCGTCCTGACGATGGCATCTTCGGAGCGCGCGATGCCGGTGGCCGGATCGGTCCGCGTGATGGTGACACGGTTGCCGAGCGAACGGTCGACCAAGGCCGCCGGGCTCAGCAATTCGGCATTGCGGTTCTTCTCGATAGTGCCGCCGGGGAGCCCGGTGACGATGGCGCTCACCGCCACCATGCCCTCGGCAACGCCGGTAAAGCGGATCGTCGAGACGCCCCTGGGCAGCGTGACGGTCCGCACCTCGCTGATCATGGCGAAGCCTTCGGGCCAGTCGCGGTTCATCCGGCTGTCTTCGTCCCGGCCCGGATCGCGGTAGACCGTCACGGCAAGGCTCTGCGGCTTCGAGGCATCGACCGCCTCGCGCGCGGCAGCGGGAGCCGCGATGGATGCCGCGAACACCGCCAGTCCGATGAGGATGCGCTTCATCGCAATGGCCTCAGAAGCGCGCCTCGTAGGTCACGGTGATTTCGCGCTTGCTGTTGGCGGCAACCGGCACGGTCCATTCGCGGCGGTCGAGGCCGGACCGGCGGCCCTGGATATCCTCGGAAATGACGCGGTAGTCTTCCGACCACCATCCGCGATAGAGGCCCGCCTGCGACAGCTCGACCTCGACCGGGACGGGCTTCGCATTGGTGATCGTATAGCGCATGGTGGTGCGCCAGAATTCCTTGGCCTCCTCCACTTCGACGTCGCGGATGACCTTGCTGTTCTCGATCACGCGGTAGCGCGCGGACTTTTCGAATTCGGCCGAGGTGATCTTCTCGCGCTCTACCACTTCGGCAAGCACGAGCACGTCGAAGGCATCGCCCGTTTGCAGAGTCAGCAGGCTACCCATGGGCGTGTGGCCGATGCCGCTTTCGCCGATGAACTGCGGGTTCCCCTGCGCATCGCGCTGGTAGAAACGGACCGTGCCGGCCGGGAGCGCATCGCCCAGCCCCTGATTACGGCTGGTGCTGAACTGCAACTGGCTGGCGACATTGATTGAGCCGGCATCATTCGTCAGCCAGTCGACTGTGCGCTCGTAACGCCGTTTGGCAGGCACGCTCTGCACGTCGAGGAAGCTGACCTGCTTGGTCTGCTGGTTGGCGATCGTCGTGCGTTCGGACAGGGGATAGAGGTAGAAATCGCCCAGCTGCTCGCGGTTCGCCGTTTCCGTACCGGGACGCATCGTGTTCGACGGAGGCGGCGACGGGCGGCGGCGCGGGTTGTAATTCCCGTTGTTGCCCCCGGTGGGACTGCCCGCGACCAACAGCGTATCTGCGCGATGAAAGGTCGTGCCGGTCTGGTTGGTCAGCGTCACCCAGCCCTGCATGTCGACGGCCCCGCGCTGTTCGTCGAACAGGGCGACGTAATCCGCACTCCAGCCGAGGCCAGGGGTGAGATAGCGGATCGAGGCCGGACGTGTCCCGCTGCGGTCGCTCTCCACAGTGACCGACAATGTCGGGCGGGCGCGCAAATTGGTCGGCACGCGGTCGAAGATGGCGCGCACTGGCAAGCCGTCGTCGCGCAGCACCTCGATGCGGTCGCCGATCTTCACCACCACGCCGCCGGCGGTGGACAGCACGGTCGCACGCTCGCGCGTTTCAGCGCCGGTCGCGGGGTTGGTGCGGATCAGCGTGATGGTCTGGCCGATGGCCTTTTCCATCAGCTTGGTGGGTGTCAGCAGGTCGAAGTCGAAGTTCTGTTCGACGATGCCCGCACCCGCCGCCGCGAAGCTGAGCGTTTCGGGCCGGATGCGCGCGGAGACGTCCGGAAACTCGATCCGGCTGCGACCGGCACCGATGGCCAGTTGCCGCACGTCCTGAACCAGCGCCTGGTCGTTATTGTAGATGGTGACGGATACATCGCCCTGCGCAGTGGCGTCGGGATCGGCCAGCACCTGCTCTGCCGACTGGGCCAGCAAGGGTGCCGCCCCCAGCGCCGCAAGACCTGCCAGAGCCGTTATCGAATGCACCTTCATCGCAGTCCCTCCCCGCGGCCAGATGCACCCGAAAAACCCTAGGCGTCGATCTTGGCCTGTTCTCCAAGCACTTCTGATACCTTACCGTTTATTTGCTGTACGCTGAACGGCTTAGGAATGAAGTGCATGTTGTCGATGTCGATTTCGTTGCGCAACTGCTCTTCGGCGTAACCAGACATGAAAAGGATCGGGATCTTCGGTTTTACCCGGCGGATTGCCCGCGCCATCGCCGGGCCATCCATGGCAGGCATGACCACGTCTGACACGATGAGGTCGAAATCGGCCTTGCCATTGGCCACGGCCGCCAGGCCTTCTTCGCCGTCACGTGCGGTGGTGACGGTATAGCCAGCCCGCGTAAGCGCGCGTTCGGCGACTGCGCGGACCATATCCTCGTCCTCGACCAGCAGGAGGTTGCCGCCGCCCGACCATTCGCTGGCCTTGGCATCCTCGTTGTCGTCGGAGCGCTGGACGACGGGCATCTCGCCCTTGTGGACCGGCAGATAGATAGTGAAGCGCGCGCCCGAGGGCCGGCCGTCAGGCCCGCCGATATTGTCTGCGAAGATGAAGCCATTAGACTGCTTGACGATCCCGTAGACCGTCGAAAGGCCGAGGCCCGTGCCCTTGCCCTGTTCCTTGGTGGTGAAGAACGGCTCGAAGATCTTGCTGAGGTGTTCGGCAGGGATGCCCCCGCCCGTGTCCTGCACGATCAGCACGGTATAATCGTCGGCAGGCATGATATCGATGCCCATCTTGCGCACGTCGCGCGCGGAGACGCGGCGGGTGGCAAGGGTCAGCTTGCCCTTCCAGTTTTCCTTGCCCGAGCGCGCCGCATGGGCCTGCATGGCATCGCGCGCGTTCACGGCAAGGTTGATGATGACCTGTTCGAGCTGCTGCGGGTCGGCGCGGACCGGGCCGAGCTCGCGGTCATGACGCACGGCGAACTCGATCTTGTCACCCATCAGGCGCTTCAACAGCTGGCTGACCTCGCTCACCACGTCGGGCAACTGGAGGACCACGGGGCGCAGCGTCTGCTGGCGACTGAAGGCGAGCAGCTGGCGGGTCAGGCTGGCTGCGCGGTTGGAGTTGGCCTTGATCTGCTGGATGTCGTCGTAATCGCTGTCGCCCGGCGTGTGGCGCAGCAGCATGAGATCGCAATAGCCGATGATGGCGGTCAACACGTTGTTGAAGTCATGCGCGACACCGCCAGCCAGCTGGCCGACGGCCTGCATCTTGGTGGCCTGCGCGACCTGGCGGCGCAGGCGCTTTTCCTCGGTGGAATCGGTGATCGAGAGCAGCACCGCCGCATCGCCCAGCCCGCGCACACCGGCGAGGCCGATCGAGACCGGCTCTTCCTTGTCGCCGGCAAGCCGCACGGCCATGTCGCCGCTAGAAGTCGCGCCCTTGGCAAAGCGCCGCACCGTGTCGGCAATGGCCGGTTTGTCCTCACGCACGACGAGGTCGGATGGGAATTGCGGCAGCCCCTGCTCCTCGCGCTCGACCGCGCGCAGGAACGCTTTGTTGGCGAAGAGGAAGCGCCCGTCGCGGTCGGTCAGTGCCAATCCCAGCGGCAGCGCGGAAAGCAACGCCTCCAGCTGCGGGATGGCTGCCTTGCCGCTGCCCTGCCAGCCACCGCCGATGCCGACATTGCTGTCGACCAGCAGCATCAGCGACGGTGCCTTGTCCGCGGGTGCGCCAGCATCGCCGTCGGGCTGGTCGAGCGGGATGTGCACCAGCGTCTGGGGCGTGCCCTGCTGGCCTTCGCGCGCAAAGAAAATACGGTCGCGGTCGTCGGACCTCAGGAGCTGCACGAATTCCTGCCCCACCAGCGATCCGCCCTGCTCGCCCAAAGCCCGCTCTGCGAGGCCGGGCGTGGCCGACTGCACGATGCCGTCAGGCGCAACCAGTGCGAGTTCGATACCCGAGGCGGACAGGAGCGCGCCGAACGGTCCGGCAATGCGGTCGGCAACGCCTTCCTGACCCTTGTCGTCGATCCTTTCGCCGAAACGCCAGACGAGATAGTCCTCGCCGCGCCCGACCCGCTCGACCTGCAGGGTGAAGCTCCGATCCCGTGCCGGGGTCGACAGCTCGTCGGTTTCGGCCGACCCTTCGCGCCATGCCTGCCGCGCCGCATCGGCGAGCCGCTTGCGCGATGCGTCATCCAGCGCGATTTCATGCGGGGCGCCCTGCCCGCCGAACCATGCCTCGTAGGTAGCATTCGCACACACGAGCCGGTTGGCCCGGTCGATGATTGCCACGGCCCGGCGCCGGTTCTCGATCGCAGCGGCGGTCACTGCCCAGTCGGGCTGGGTCAGTTGGGCCGTCTCTTCCGTCGTCTTGAGCCGTGCCGCCAGCAGCAGGGTGAGCAGAACGGCCAGCAACGCACCGCCGTACGAAAGCGCCACCAGCGAGGTGCCGCCGACCAGCCAGACCAGCCCGACCGATACGGCTAGCGCCAACAGGATGCCGAAGAGCAGCGGAATGGGCGGGAGGCTCGGCCCGTCGCCGTGACTGCCGAGGCTCACTGGCCGTGTTCCTTGAGGCGTTCGACGAGGCGCTGCTCCATCTTCATCAGCCGCTTGCGGCGCTTGTGGGCGACGATGTAGCGCCATCCGAACCCAGCGATCAGGTAGCCGAGCGCCGCGCTGACCACGGCAAGGACCACAAAACCGAAGGCAGTCACACCCCCGACTTCGAGCCAGCGGGCCAGCACGCCGCTGTCTTCAGCCAGCGTATTGGCGGCACCTGCGCCCAGGGTGGCGTCGATGTTGAGCGTCAGTTCACCCACGCGGTTGGCAACCACCAGCCAGAAGGGCAGCGTGAAGGGGTTCGTCACGAAGGTCACGAGCGCCGACAACGGCACGTTCGCACGCGCGGGGAGCGCCAGGAAAGCGGCGAGGAATATCTGGCCCAGCGGCACGATGAAGGCTGCGAACAGCCCCAGCGCCACGCCGCGCGGGACGCTGCGGCGGGTAAAGCGCCAAAGTTCGGGCGACAGGAAACGGTGGGCAATGGGGCGCAAATAGCGGTTGGACGCCATTTCCTCGCGCGTGGGCATATGCTTGCGGATCAGGTCCGACAGCCAGGTCTTCGATCTGGGCCCGCTCATTGCCATCTTCCTGCAATGGGACGCGGCCCTGCCAAGCGCAAGGAGTGGCAATCAGATATCGGCAAGGAAAACTGCATGGTTGGCGACGGGATTAGCACGATTTGATTGCGGCTTGCTGAAAAGCTCAACCCTTCTCCCGCATCAGGCGCGCCTTGTCGCGCTGCCAGTCCCGGTCCTTGATCGTCTGGCGCTTGTCGTGGGACTGCTTGCCCTTGGCGAGAGCCAGTTCGACCTTCGCCCGCCCGGTCGAGTTGAAATAGATCGA
This genomic interval carries:
- the recA gene encoding recombinase RecA is translated as MAASLKLVEGKQVDADRQKALDAALAQIDRAFGKGSAMKLGQKEAMNVEVISTGSLGLDIALGVGGLPKGRVIEVYGPESSGKTTLALHVIAEAQKAGGTAAFVDAEHALDPVYAKKLGVDIDELIVSQPDTGEQALEITDTLVRSNAIDVLVVDSVAALVPRAEIEGEMGDSHVGLQARLMSQSLRKLTGSINRSKCMVIFINQLRMKIGVMYGNPETTTGGNALKFYASVRLDIRRTGQIKDRDDIIGNSTRVKVVKNKVAPPFKQVEFDIMYGEGISKIGEILDLGVKAGVVEKSGSWFSYDSVRIGQGRENAKTFLKENPEMCAKLEAAIRGKTDEVAEEMMTGPDADD
- a CDS encoding DUF4139 domain-containing protein, giving the protein MKRILIGLAVFAASIAAPAAAREAVDASKPQSLAVTVYRDPGRDEDSRMNRDWPEGFAMISEVRTVTLPRGVSTIRFTGVAEGMVAVSAIVTGLPGGTIEKNRNAELLSPAALVDRSLGNRVTITRTDPATGIARSEDAIVRTRADGGLVLQTQQGYEAVRCSGLPEKLVFDRVPSGLSSDPVFSIDTRSEEGGTYTVTLSYLAWGFDWEANYVARLQEAKRDGTLRMELLSWLTILNDNNQSFPDADLMAVAGTLNIESDFDELSEEPVANPLRLTCYPFGSTARGSPVAYPPPPPPPPPPPPAAMMYDSANAIVVTGARVQKVMAEAAAPVAVIAAEEALGDLKLYRIPEPVTVSAQGQKQIAFLEKDAVEARFVYRVSCDYGEVDAYDEVEYFDPVPMLLVTANEEAKGLGQSLPMGGMAIYETTAAGDLLVAETRLRDFALSEDIELELGASSQVFAQCGHVDDDELDDGKRWIRKRAQVSNANDAPVTVRLDLGMAGYTRLRNLSGTKIKDGRVIYEFEVPANSRRAVRFRERQD
- a CDS encoding DUF4139 domain-containing protein, yielding MKVHSITALAGLAALGAAPLLAQSAEQVLADPDATAQGDVSVTIYNNDQALVQDVRQLAIGAGRSRIEFPDVSARIRPETLSFAAAGAGIVEQNFDFDLLTPTKLMEKAIGQTITLIRTNPATGAETRERATVLSTAGGVVVKIGDRIEVLRDDGLPVRAIFDRVPTNLRARPTLSVTVESDRSGTRPASIRYLTPGLGWSADYVALFDEQRGAVDMQGWVTLTNQTGTTFHRADTLLVAGSPTGGNNGNYNPRRRPSPPPSNTMRPGTETANREQLGDFYLYPLSERTTIANQQTKQVSFLDVQSVPAKRRYERTVDWLTNDAGSINVASQLQFSTSRNQGLGDALPAGTVRFYQRDAQGNPQFIGESGIGHTPMGSLLTLQTGDAFDVLVLAEVVEREKITSAEFEKSARYRVIENSKVIRDVEVEEAKEFWRTTMRYTITNAKPVPVEVELSQAGLYRGWWSEDYRVISEDIQGRRSGLDRREWTVPVAANSKREITVTYEARF
- a CDS encoding response regulator, which produces MSLGSHGDGPSLPPIPLLFGILLALAVSVGLVWLVGGTSLVALSYGGALLAVLLTLLLAARLKTTEETAQLTQPDWAVTAAAIENRRRAVAIIDRANRLVCANATYEAWFGGQGAPHEIALDDASRKRLADAARQAWREGSAETDELSTPARDRSFTLQVERVGRGEDYLVWRFGERIDDKGQEGVADRIAGPFGALLSASGIELALVAPDGIVQSATPGLAERALGEQGGSLVGQEFVQLLRSDDRDRIFFAREGQQGTPQTLVHIPLDQPDGDAGAPADKAPSLMLLVDSNVGIGGGWQGSGKAAIPQLEALLSALPLGLALTDRDGRFLFANKAFLRAVEREEQGLPQFPSDLVVREDKPAIADTVRRFAKGATSSGDMAVRLAGDKEEPVSIGLAGVRGLGDAAVLLSITDSTEEKRLRRQVAQATKMQAVGQLAGGVAHDFNNVLTAIIGYCDLMLLRHTPGDSDYDDIQQIKANSNRAASLTRQLLAFSRQQTLRPVVLQLPDVVSEVSQLLKRLMGDKIEFAVRHDRELGPVRADPQQLEQVIINLAVNARDAMQAHAARSGKENWKGKLTLATRRVSARDVRKMGIDIMPADDYTVLIVQDTGGGIPAEHLSKIFEPFFTTKEQGKGTGLGLSTVYGIVKQSNGFIFADNIGGPDGRPSGARFTIYLPVHKGEMPVVQRSDDNEDAKASEWSGGGNLLLVEDEDMVRAVAERALTRAGYTVTTARDGEEGLAAVANGKADFDLIVSDVVMPAMDGPAMARAIRRVKPKIPILFMSGYAEEQLRNEIDIDNMHFIPKPFSVQQINGKVSEVLGEQAKIDA
- a CDS encoding DUF2062 domain-containing protein, with the translated sequence MSGPRSKTWLSDLIRKHMPTREEMASNRYLRPIAHRFLSPELWRFTRRSVPRGVALGLFAAFIVPLGQIFLAAFLALPARANVPLSALVTFVTNPFTLPFWLVVANRVGELTLNIDATLGAGAANTLAEDSGVLARWLEVGGVTAFGFVVLAVVSAALGYLIAGFGWRYIVAHKRRKRLMKMEQRLVERLKEHGQ